The Metabacillus schmidteae genome has a segment encoding these proteins:
- a CDS encoding polyprenyl synthetase family protein, translated as MNKVLSKNADEGYLLAEQQASRYFLSLYNQVVKKTYVASLTEDFKSWKQHHLGPNRLLSFFYRGDENNDSRDYRRYIQWMEKKGKLDPYLERSVSYIYMRDLGKALYDPKTKSRIQHVVQSLKSHLTQTSDSLDDSFNMASLYRWAKKEGIELTFIWLINKLKGVSSHIPEGMDATHAQRKLIKIIAGVVMHAIEEMEADLLPENRSKKLKEAIRLGYAYGLTYPFIDDLLDSKVLSEYEKSQYTKLIRTTLVTGSVPDLEEWTGDNHELMTFIYSELQQAFDYIKTYQSPEKMASFLEQSYVFFQSQEEDRLKDLDNESYTNEELFIPVILKSASSRLIVRSVLNTPEDEGFESRTFYYGIYNQLADDFADMFDDLKAGAVTPYTYYLTYHDKREDLINPFELYWTVISHLLHHIYDSDPMTCEVMLDRAINGLKRFKQRIGVKKYNEVMNIFTSGFPEFNCMIQQLVEKATDVDFFDKLLRDHIITIIKNDRVEQDKFIETIREVRNLINPILHLPYETSTPIRENSIVEAANYSLKGDGKRLRPIMTWVIGVDVYGLDMSAIKPLLKSLEYMHTASLIFDDLPTQDNAPIRRGRPTLHQVYSTATAELTGLFLTQKAVKEQASLDRFNPVTVLKLIQYSAQMTADMCKGQALDLESKGKKLTLEQLNEMCFYKTGLAFEACLIMPAILAHADEKEMDDLKTFAYHAGIAFQIKDDLLDFEGESKQLGKLAGIDTENDSSTFVSVLGVGDAKKEMWEHYCLAMDALQEMPRHIPFLKHLLSYFVSRDR; from the coding sequence ATGAATAAAGTGTTAAGTAAAAATGCAGATGAAGGTTATTTATTAGCTGAACAGCAAGCATCTCGTTATTTTTTATCATTATATAATCAGGTTGTGAAGAAGACATATGTAGCATCGCTAACAGAGGATTTTAAGTCGTGGAAACAACATCATTTAGGTCCAAATAGGTTATTGTCTTTTTTTTATCGTGGAGACGAAAATAATGATTCACGTGATTATCGCAGGTATATTCAATGGATGGAGAAGAAAGGAAAGCTTGATCCGTATCTGGAAAGAAGTGTTTCCTATATTTATATGAGGGATCTGGGAAAGGCATTGTATGATCCAAAGACAAAGTCCAGGATTCAGCATGTTGTTCAATCATTAAAATCTCATCTTACACAGACTTCTGACTCACTGGATGATTCGTTTAATATGGCTTCATTATACAGGTGGGCTAAGAAGGAAGGGATTGAATTAACCTTCATTTGGCTAATCAATAAGCTAAAAGGTGTATCTTCGCATATTCCTGAGGGAATGGATGCGACACATGCTCAGCGGAAATTAATTAAAATCATTGCCGGTGTAGTTATGCATGCTATTGAGGAGATGGAGGCAGACCTATTGCCAGAGAATCGGTCTAAAAAGCTTAAAGAGGCAATTCGGCTAGGGTATGCTTATGGTCTAACCTACCCTTTCATTGATGACCTTTTGGATTCCAAGGTTTTATCAGAATATGAGAAAAGCCAGTATACGAAGCTAATTCGGACAACTCTTGTTACAGGCTCAGTTCCTGACTTAGAAGAGTGGACAGGTGACAATCATGAATTAATGACATTTATCTACTCTGAACTTCAGCAGGCATTTGATTATATAAAGACCTATCAGAGTCCGGAAAAAATGGCCTCCTTCTTGGAACAGTCATATGTGTTTTTTCAATCTCAGGAAGAGGATCGTTTGAAGGATCTTGACAATGAAAGTTATACGAATGAAGAATTGTTTATCCCGGTTATATTAAAATCTGCTTCATCTCGTCTAATCGTTCGGTCTGTATTGAACACGCCAGAAGATGAAGGATTTGAAAGTCGAACCTTCTATTATGGCATTTATAATCAATTGGCAGATGACTTTGCAGATATGTTTGATGACTTGAAGGCTGGTGCGGTTACCCCATACACATACTATTTAACTTATCATGATAAACGGGAAGATCTTATTAATCCATTTGAATTGTATTGGACTGTAATCTCTCATTTGCTTCATCATATTTACGATTCTGATCCAATGACATGTGAAGTCATGCTTGATCGGGCGATAAATGGTCTGAAAAGGTTTAAGCAGCGAATTGGAGTGAAAAAATACAACGAGGTAATGAATATTTTTACTTCCGGTTTCCCTGAATTCAATTGTATGATTCAGCAATTAGTAGAAAAAGCGACTGATGTAGACTTTTTTGATAAGTTGCTTAGAGATCATATTATTACAATCATTAAGAATGACCGGGTAGAGCAAGATAAATTCATCGAGACCATTCGTGAAGTCAGAAACCTGATAAATCCAATATTACATCTTCCTTATGAAACTTCTACGCCAATCCGCGAGAATTCTATTGTTGAGGCAGCGAATTATAGTTTAAAAGGGGATGGGAAACGATTAAGACCCATTATGACATGGGTAATTGGAGTGGATGTCTATGGATTGGATATGTCGGCCATTAAGCCGTTATTAAAGTCCTTGGAATATATGCACACGGCTTCTCTCATTTTCGATGATCTCCCAACTCAGGATAATGCTCCAATTCGTCGGGGGCGTCCTACTCTTCATCAGGTGTATTCAACTGCTACAGCAGAGCTAACGGGACTTTTTCTTACTCAAAAAGCAGTGAAGGAACAAGCATCTTTAGACAGGTTCAATCCGGTGACAGTCCTCAAATTAATCCAATACTCAGCTCAAATGACAGCAGATATGTGTAAAGGACAGGCGTTGGATCTAGAGTCAAAAGGAAAGAAGCTGACGTTAGAGCAATTAAATGAAATGTGCTTTTATAAAACAGGTCTTGCTTTCGAGGCTTGCCTGATTATGCCGGCCATCCTTGCTCATGCAGATGAAAAGGAGATGGATGACTTAAAAACGTTTGCGTATCATGCAGGCATTGCATTTCAAATTAAAGATGATTTACTTGATTTTGAGGGTGAATCCAAACAACTAGGAAAGTTAGCGGGCATAGATACGGAAAATGATAGTTCAACATTTGTTTCTGTTTTAGGTGTTGGAGATGCAAAAAAAGAAATGTGGGAACATTACTGTTTAGCTATGGATGCACTGCAGGAGATGCCTCGTCACATTCCCTTTTTAAAGCATTTACTATCTTATTTTGTAAGCAGAGACCGTTAG
- a CDS encoding protein adenylyltransferase SelO: MTNGKVEEAGWNLDNSYSRLPKKMYSQQNPTPVNSPGLIKLNESLAESLGLNVQELKSEESLAVFAGNRIPEGATPLAQAYAGHQFGHFNMLGDGRAVLLGEQLNSEHERIDIQLKGSGRTPYSRGGDGRAALGPMLREYIISEAMHGLGIPTTRSLAVVTTGESILRETKLPGAILTRTAASHIRVGTFQFAAQWGTEEELRELADYTIDRHYSDLPSEENRYLSFLKAVVNRQALLISKWQLVGFIHGVMNTDNMTISGETIDYGPCAFMDTYDPATVFSSIDVQGRYAYGNQPNIAGWNLARFAETLLPLLHDDIEEAVKIAQDVISGFLDLYDSYWLNGMRSKLGIYNEEAEDLALVENLLNIMEKYRADYTNTFRALTFDNTDEIALADKEEFKKWYDQWKERQGRQKESKTESVELMKRSNPAVIPRNHRVEEALEAAVEKDDYQVMDQLLEALSNPYAHSPHQSKYCSVPANPDGTYRTYCGT, from the coding sequence ATGACAAATGGAAAAGTAGAAGAAGCCGGATGGAATTTAGATAATAGCTATTCTCGTCTTCCTAAAAAAATGTATAGTCAACAAAACCCAACTCCTGTAAACTCACCAGGACTTATAAAGCTTAATGAGTCATTAGCTGAATCTCTTGGGTTAAATGTTCAGGAACTGAAAAGTGAGGAAAGTCTAGCTGTTTTTGCGGGTAACCGAATTCCTGAAGGAGCAACACCTCTAGCACAAGCATATGCTGGTCATCAATTTGGACATTTTAATATGTTAGGGGACGGTCGTGCTGTCCTGCTAGGTGAACAGCTCAATTCAGAGCATGAACGGATTGATATTCAATTAAAAGGATCAGGGCGAACACCTTACTCGCGTGGAGGAGATGGCCGAGCGGCTCTTGGTCCGATGCTTCGCGAATATATCATTAGTGAAGCTATGCATGGACTTGGGATTCCGACAACCCGAAGTTTGGCTGTTGTTACAACAGGGGAATCCATTTTACGGGAAACAAAACTGCCTGGAGCTATTTTGACACGTACAGCAGCCAGTCATATACGTGTGGGGACATTTCAATTTGCAGCTCAATGGGGAACAGAAGAGGAATTAAGAGAGTTAGCTGATTATACTATTGACCGACATTATTCAGATTTACCATCAGAGGAGAATCGCTATCTTTCCTTTTTGAAGGCTGTGGTAAACCGACAAGCATTGCTTATATCAAAATGGCAGCTGGTTGGATTTATCCACGGAGTAATGAACACGGATAACATGACAATTAGTGGGGAAACGATCGATTATGGGCCATGTGCATTTATGGATACATATGATCCTGCGACAGTGTTCAGTTCTATTGATGTACAAGGTCGCTATGCATATGGTAACCAACCGAATATTGCCGGTTGGAATCTCGCCCGTTTTGCTGAAACATTATTGCCTCTTTTACATGATGATATAGAAGAAGCTGTCAAGATTGCCCAAGATGTTATTTCCGGGTTCCTTGATTTGTATGACTCTTACTGGCTTAATGGAATGAGATCTAAATTAGGGATTTATAATGAAGAGGCAGAAGATCTTGCTCTTGTAGAAAATTTGTTAAATATAATGGAGAAATACCGTGCAGATTATACAAACACGTTTAGAGCGTTGACATTTGATAATACGGATGAGATTGCTTTAGCGGATAAAGAAGAATTCAAAAAGTGGTATGATCAGTGGAAGGAAAGGCAAGGTAGACAGAAGGAATCAAAGACAGAATCAGTAGAGTTGATGAAACGCAGTAATCCAGCGGTTATCCCTAGAAATCACCGGGTGGAAGAAGCGTTGGAAGCTGCTGTTGAGAAGGATGACTATCAGGTGATGGATCAGCTGCTTGAAGCTTTATCAAATCCTTATGCCCATTCACCCCATCAGTCTAAATATTGTTCTGTTCCTGCAAATCCAGATGGTACGTATCGAACATACTGTGGAACGTGA
- the rlmD gene encoding 23S rRNA (uracil(1939)-C(5))-methyltransferase RlmD, which translates to MTITKGEIMVAEISHLDDKGSGRAEVWRKNELGNPKKLKLTIPMTLPGEKVRVTVDQPERKRRKAMPDEIVEAHQDRTAPPCPHFDKCGGCVWQHWSYSAQLREKTKHVQHAIQVQGFDPELVKETMGMDEPWRYRNKMEFTFSPEGALGLHEQGNFRKIISLETCLIAGKEMVEAAMEVADWVRIHQLKGYNKDLHEGLLRHLMVRQSFATGEMMLAVFATESPVEHQEAVRDLVNRIEQKFPHVKSLLWLENTNWADRTQAEQSHILAGRDFIHDEMDGYKFRLWFDTFFQTNPTQAQKLVDLAIEMGKPQKTEKMIDLFCGVGTFSLPFANKVGKLVGIEIVETSIESAKRNAEDNDISNTDFLAKDARKGIDQVLETFGHPELLLLDPPRSGAGGKVMRRIGRSKPERIVYVSCNPDTFATDIKELEPFGYELKMVQPVDLFPHTVHVECVALLELK; encoded by the coding sequence TTGACCATTACTAAAGGGGAAATAATGGTGGCTGAAATTAGCCATCTAGATGACAAGGGCTCAGGTAGAGCAGAGGTTTGGCGGAAAAATGAATTAGGTAATCCAAAGAAATTAAAGCTGACTATTCCAATGACTCTTCCAGGAGAGAAAGTACGTGTAACAGTTGATCAACCTGAAAGAAAAAGAAGAAAAGCGATGCCGGATGAGATTGTAGAGGCACATCAGGATCGAACAGCACCACCGTGTCCACATTTTGATAAATGTGGAGGGTGTGTATGGCAGCATTGGAGCTATTCGGCTCAACTAAGAGAGAAAACAAAGCATGTTCAGCATGCAATCCAGGTCCAAGGATTTGATCCGGAATTAGTTAAAGAGACGATGGGAATGGACGAGCCTTGGCGCTATCGCAACAAAATGGAGTTCACATTTTCTCCCGAAGGTGCTCTTGGTTTGCATGAACAAGGAAACTTCCGAAAAATTATCTCCCTTGAAACATGCTTAATTGCAGGAAAAGAAATGGTAGAGGCAGCAATGGAAGTAGCAGACTGGGTAAGAATTCATCAACTGAAGGGATATAATAAGGACCTTCATGAAGGCCTGCTTCGCCATTTGATGGTTAGACAATCTTTTGCAACAGGTGAAATGATGCTAGCTGTTTTTGCAACAGAGTCACCGGTTGAGCATCAAGAAGCAGTTCGTGATTTAGTAAACCGCATTGAACAAAAGTTCCCACATGTAAAAAGCTTATTGTGGCTTGAAAATACAAATTGGGCTGATCGTACCCAAGCGGAACAGAGTCATATCTTAGCTGGCCGGGATTTTATCCATGATGAAATGGATGGATACAAATTCCGTCTTTGGTTTGATACATTTTTTCAAACAAATCCTACTCAAGCTCAAAAATTAGTTGATTTAGCGATCGAAATGGGTAAACCACAGAAAACAGAAAAAATGATAGATCTATTTTGTGGTGTCGGAACATTCTCTCTTCCTTTTGCAAATAAAGTAGGGAAGCTTGTTGGAATTGAAATTGTTGAAACATCAATTGAATCAGCTAAACGAAATGCAGAAGACAATGACATTTCGAATACAGACTTTTTAGCGAAAGATGCACGAAAAGGAATTGATCAGGTGTTAGAGACCTTTGGACATCCTGAACTACTTCTTCTAGATCCGCCGCGTTCAGGTGCCGGCGGTAAAGTTATGAGAAGAATTGGACGCTCAAAGCCAGAACGAATTGTGTATGTATCATGTAATCCTGATACATTTGCTACAGATATTAAAGAACTTGAACCATTCGGTTATGAATTAAAAATGGTTCAGCCGGTTGATTTATTCCCGCATACTGTTCATGTGGAATGTGTAGCATTATTAGAATTGAAATAA
- a CDS encoding HAD family hydrolase: MKMRPKAIFLDMDGTILNHHNEVSILTKEIIDELRARGIYVFIATGRSYDEIGEIVPEGFQVDGVVSSNGMAGYIGENIVFEHSLSQELVETVIQRARENKVYYELFPYRAARITLLQDQEYIMNEIREPKPDSVGLNEWISRKKAIAEEISWQTQITGSRFSKFYFFARTKEHIHHWKEELERLKGEIDFTMSVSSEHNVEVMVANVNKATGIQQILKSFNFTMDEVMAIGDSDNDIHMLQSVGYPVAMKNAPDRIKEMVRDVTDFTCDEDGVYHYLHKHFSE; encoded by the coding sequence TTGAAAATGAGACCGAAAGCCATCTTTTTAGATATGGATGGAACAATTTTAAACCACCACAATGAAGTGAGTATTTTAACTAAAGAAATAATTGATGAGTTGCGAGCGCGAGGTATATACGTTTTTATTGCAACCGGAAGATCATATGATGAAATAGGAGAAATAGTTCCTGAAGGATTTCAGGTAGATGGGGTTGTATCCTCAAATGGAATGGCAGGCTACATAGGAGAAAACATCGTTTTTGAACATTCACTTTCACAGGAATTAGTAGAAACTGTCATTCAAAGAGCTAGGGAAAATAAGGTCTACTATGAACTTTTTCCTTATCGGGCAGCCAGGATTACATTACTGCAGGATCAAGAGTATATAATGAATGAAATTCGGGAACCAAAGCCTGATAGTGTCGGATTGAATGAATGGATTTCCCGTAAGAAGGCAATAGCGGAAGAGATATCCTGGCAAACCCAAATTACAGGAAGCAGGTTTTCGAAGTTTTATTTTTTTGCCAGAACAAAGGAACATATTCATCACTGGAAAGAAGAGCTTGAACGATTAAAGGGAGAAATAGATTTTACGATGTCTGTATCTTCGGAGCATAATGTAGAAGTAATGGTTGCGAATGTGAATAAAGCAACTGGTATTCAACAGATATTAAAATCTTTTAACTTTACGATGGATGAAGTAATGGCTATTGGTGATAGTGATAATGATATCCATATGCTACAATCTGTTGGCTATCCGGTAGCAATGAAAAATGCACCAGATCGGATAAAAGAGATGGTTCGTGATGTTACTGATTTCACATGTGATGAAGATGGGGTTTATCATTATCTACATAAGCATTTTTCAGAATAA
- a CDS encoding LacI family DNA-binding transcriptional regulator, with translation MAKIKDIAEESGFSISTVSRVLNNDQSLSVPDETREKIYDAAEKLNYRKKTVRPLVKNIAFLYWLTDKEELEDVYFKSMRLEIEKYAKKQNIELTTYKITDGIKAIPNHIEGFLAVGTFSEKELAYLRELTPNGVFMDTTPDPNHYDSVRPDLAQITMRTVDFLIEKGHEKIGFVGGTYHNPNTDQDEMDIREKTFRQYMTEKGMLEDRFIFCHRGFSVENGYNLMSQAIEKLEDRLPTAFFVAGDPIAVGCLQALNERGIAIPNRVSVVSINNISVSKYLSPPLTTFDIDMKEICENAIEFLLERVLEKRKIVKTLYIGAELIIRKSTN, from the coding sequence ATGGCGAAAATAAAAGATATTGCAGAAGAATCGGGGTTTTCCATTTCTACAGTTTCCCGAGTGTTAAATAACGATCAAAGCCTATCTGTGCCGGATGAAACGCGAGAAAAGATTTATGATGCAGCGGAAAAATTAAATTATCGCAAAAAAACAGTAAGACCGTTAGTGAAAAATATTGCTTTTTTATACTGGTTAACAGATAAAGAAGAACTTGAAGATGTATATTTTAAATCAATGAGGCTGGAAATAGAAAAGTATGCGAAAAAACAAAATATTGAGCTAACAACTTACAAAATCACAGATGGAATCAAAGCGATTCCTAATCACATAGAAGGCTTTTTGGCTGTTGGAACATTTTCTGAGAAAGAGCTAGCCTACTTACGAGAGCTTACTCCAAATGGAGTGTTTATGGATACGACACCTGATCCAAATCACTATGATTCTGTGAGACCTGATCTAGCTCAAATCACGATGAGAACAGTTGATTTCTTAATTGAGAAAGGTCATGAAAAAATTGGATTTGTAGGTGGTACCTATCATAATCCTAACACAGATCAAGATGAGATGGATATACGTGAAAAAACATTTCGCCAGTATATGACTGAAAAAGGAATGCTTGAGGATCGCTTTATCTTTTGTCATCGGGGCTTCTCAGTTGAAAATGGGTATAATCTAATGAGCCAAGCTATTGAGAAACTTGAAGACCGGTTGCCTACAGCGTTTTTTGTTGCAGGTGATCCGATTGCTGTTGGTTGTTTGCAAGCATTGAATGAACGTGGGATTGCAATTCCGAATCGTGTGAGTGTTGTAAGTATTAATAATATTAGTGTTTCGAAATATTTATCTCCACCTTTAACGACATTTGATATTGATATGAAGGAAATATGCGAAAATGCCATTGAGTTTCTTTTGGAAAGAGTGCTGGAGAAACGAAAGATTGTGAAAACATTGTACATTGGAGCAGAGTTAATCATTAGAAAAAGTACAAACTAA